The following are encoded in a window of Gramella sp. MT6 genomic DNA:
- a CDS encoding NAD(P)-dependent oxidoreductase has protein sequence MKIGFIGLGIMGSRMAFNLLNAGYDLKVYNRTKEKAEELLNNGAHWADSAKEAGEGVDILFSMLEKPAVVEEMATGSEGFLSGMQKDALWIDCSTVNPSFSERMSNLAIKTGIRFMDVPVSGSKVPAEEGELLFLAGGTKEDFEEAKPLFLKMGKDAVHIGPAGKGSAMKIMINQLLGQSILAFSESLNLGMAMGIDKKTGMDILLKTPVTAPILDVFRSRIENNDYEPNFPLKHLQKDLHLFTETAYELGQPSPLTSTAEEIYGLAKHKNMADLDFTAVFKYLHEKE, from the coding sequence ATGAAAATAGGGTTTATAGGTTTAGGAATTATGGGTAGCCGTATGGCATTTAATCTTTTAAATGCTGGTTATGATCTAAAGGTTTATAACCGCACTAAAGAAAAAGCAGAAGAACTTCTTAATAATGGTGCTCATTGGGCAGATTCCGCCAAAGAAGCAGGGGAGGGAGTTGATATACTATTTTCTATGTTGGAAAAACCGGCGGTCGTAGAAGAAATGGCAACTGGTTCAGAAGGATTTTTATCAGGAATGCAAAAGGATGCTCTCTGGATAGATTGCAGTACGGTGAATCCTTCCTTCAGTGAACGGATGTCCAATCTCGCAATAAAAACAGGTATACGATTTATGGATGTGCCTGTTTCGGGTTCAAAAGTTCCTGCGGAAGAAGGTGAATTGCTTTTTCTGGCAGGTGGCACAAAAGAAGATTTTGAAGAAGCTAAACCTTTATTTTTAAAAATGGGTAAAGATGCAGTACATATAGGTCCAGCTGGGAAAGGTTCAGCCATGAAGATCATGATAAATCAATTATTAGGACAAAGTATTCTGGCGTTTTCCGAAAGCCTCAATTTGGGAATGGCCATGGGGATTGATAAAAAGACCGGGATGGACATTTTACTTAAAACACCCGTAACGGCGCCAATTCTTGATGTTTTCAGGTCCAGGATAGAGAATAATGATTATGAGCCTAATTTCCCTTTGAAACACCTTCAAAAGGATCTTCATTTGTTCACAGAAACTGCCTATGAATTGGGGCAACCAAGTCCTTTGACTAGCACTGCAGAAGAGATATATGGTTTGGCTAAACATAAAAATATGGCCGATCTTGATTTTACAGCAGTATTCAAGTATTTGCATGAAAAAGAATAA
- a CDS encoding cold shock domain-containing protein — MARSGQTQNKREKEKKKLKKRKEKEAKKQERKENSNKGASFEDMIAYVDADGNLTDTPPDPSQKVEVDAEDIEIAIPKKEDRDYEEPVTDTEGKVSFFDHSKGFGFIIGKTTGEKYFVHVSGLIDEIEENDKVSFELEQGMKGLNAVRVKRI, encoded by the coding sequence ATGGCAAGATCCGGACAAACCCAAAACAAACGAGAAAAAGAGAAAAAGAAGCTTAAGAAACGTAAAGAGAAGGAAGCTAAAAAGCAGGAGAGAAAAGAAAATTCTAACAAAGGAGCATCATTTGAAGATATGATCGCCTATGTAGATGCAGATGGGAATCTTACAGATACTCCGCCAGATCCATCTCAAAAGGTAGAAGTAGACGCAGAAGATATTGAGATCGCTATACCTAAGAAAGAGGATAGGGATTATGAAGAACCTGTAACCGATACCGAAGGAAAAGTTTCCTTTTTTGACCATTCTAAAGGTTTTGGATTCATTATTGGGAAAACAACCGGTGAAAAATATTTTGTCCATGTAAGCGGTCTCATAGATGAGATCGAAGAGAACGACAAGGTAAGTTTCGAATTAGAACAGGGAATGAAAGGTCTTAACGCTGTTAGGGTTAAAAGGATCTAA
- a CDS encoding zinc-binding alcohol dehydrogenase family protein, translating into MKAIGFKKSLPIDQDQSLFEFETDKPSPEKRDLLVKIKAISVNPVDYKVRQSAAKDEELDNPKIIGWDAAGIVESIGEGVTHFKPGDEVFYSGDITRSGCYSEFQIIDERIVSHKPKNLDWTEAAALPLTALTAWESIFDRLRIKENSGQGKNILIIGGAGGVGSIAIQILKKLTKLKVIATASRDVTRNWCEKMGADDIVDHHDLLDQMSGYKNVDYILNFADTSGTWDAMAELIAPQGGICCVVNTTENVDLNALKSKSVSFHWELMFTRSMFETEDMIAQQKILQRIKDLVEEKKIFSTMNKKFEGLNSETFKKVHKLQESGKSVGKNVIQF; encoded by the coding sequence ATGAAAGCGATAGGTTTTAAAAAATCACTACCAATAGACCAGGATCAAAGTCTTTTTGAGTTCGAAACGGATAAACCTTCTCCAGAAAAACGTGATCTACTGGTGAAGATCAAAGCAATTTCGGTTAATCCTGTAGATTATAAGGTGCGGCAGAGTGCTGCAAAAGATGAAGAACTGGACAATCCTAAGATCATAGGATGGGATGCCGCGGGAATTGTTGAATCTATTGGTGAAGGGGTTACTCATTTTAAACCAGGGGACGAAGTATTTTATTCCGGAGATATAACCCGGTCTGGATGCTATTCCGAATTCCAGATTATAGATGAAAGGATCGTTAGTCACAAACCTAAAAACCTTGATTGGACGGAAGCCGCTGCCTTGCCACTTACTGCTCTTACAGCTTGGGAATCTATTTTTGACAGATTGAGGATCAAAGAGAATTCCGGACAGGGAAAAAATATTTTAATTATTGGAGGTGCCGGTGGAGTTGGTTCGATTGCGATCCAAATATTAAAGAAATTGACGAAATTAAAAGTTATTGCCACCGCCTCCAGGGATGTGACCAGGAACTGGTGTGAGAAAATGGGAGCCGATGATATTGTTGACCATCATGACCTATTGGACCAAATGTCTGGTTACAAAAACGTGGATTATATTTTAAATTTTGCCGATACTTCCGGAACCTGGGACGCCATGGCTGAATTAATCGCACCACAGGGTGGAATTTGTTGTGTAGTCAACACTACTGAAAATGTAGACCTTAATGCTTTAAAAAGTAAAAGTGTAAGTTTTCACTGGGAACTAATGTTTACAAGAAGCATGTTTGAGACCGAAGATATGATTGCTCAGCAAAAAATACTACAGCGCATAAAAGATCTTGTAGAAGAGAAGAAAATATTTTCTACGATGAATAAAAAGTTTGAAGGTTTAAATTCTGAAACTTTTAAAAAGGTGCATAAGCTACAGGAGTCAGGTAAATCTGTCGGAAAGAATGTAATACAGTTTTAG